Proteins encoded together in one Pantoea sp. CCBC3-3-1 window:
- a CDS encoding glycosyltransferase family 32 protein, with protein MSIPQLIHQVWFQGEAQLPEKYRRYRASWQRHHPDFQCLLWDAHALREHVATHWPQFLPVYDAFPHDVQRMDSARYCLLATLGGIYADMDIECLRPVDELLAGHELILSETVGYNIAFIASATGHPLWETVLHHLTHKIYAGLDDVPAFMRESAAMQIAAVSGPRFFTLCVEESGVLALAETLACPGDYFEGNGRTENGIAYGRHDMDLNWMSPSARLLSRLARGFSSIASGMRFRRKKSKGESF; from the coding sequence ATGAGTATTCCACAACTCATCCATCAGGTTTGGTTTCAGGGGGAAGCACAGCTTCCCGAGAAATATCGCCGTTACCGGGCATCCTGGCAGCGCCATCATCCAGACTTTCAGTGCCTGTTATGGGATGCGCACGCCTTACGGGAACATGTGGCCACTCACTGGCCGCAGTTTTTGCCTGTTTACGATGCCTTCCCACACGATGTACAGCGCATGGACAGCGCTCGTTATTGCCTGCTGGCCACGCTTGGTGGGATCTATGCGGACATGGATATTGAATGTCTGCGGCCTGTCGATGAGCTGCTGGCAGGCCACGAGCTGATCCTTTCCGAGACCGTCGGCTACAACATTGCCTTTATCGCCAGCGCGACGGGCCATCCGCTGTGGGAAACGGTTTTGCATCATCTGACGCACAAAATCTATGCGGGGCTGGATGACGTGCCGGCGTTTATGCGGGAGAGCGCTGCCATGCAGATCGCCGCCGTTTCCGGGCCTCGTTTCTTCACGCTGTGCGTGGAGGAGAGCGGGGTACTGGCGCTTGCAGAGACGCTGGCCTGTCCTGGCGACTATTTTGAGGGAAATGGCCGTACTGAGAACGGCATCGCCTACGGGCGGCACGATATGGATTTGAACTGGATGTCTCCGTCGGCCCGGCTTCTGTCCAGACTGGCGCGCGGTTTTTCATCGATAGCGAGCGGGATGCGTTTCCGCCGCAAAAAGAGTAAAGGAGAAAGTTTCTGA
- a CDS encoding efflux RND transporter permease subunit: MPQFFINRPIFAWVVALFIVLAGLIAIPQLPVAQYPSVAPPSVSVSVSYPGATPETMNESVISLLEREISGVDNMLYFESTSDTSGTASITITFRPGTDIKLAQVDVQNKLKVVEPRLPQTVRQNGLDVEAANSGFLMIVGLRSPSGAYSDQDLSDYFARNVSEELRRVQGVGKVQLFGAEKAMRVWLDPNKLFTYNLSVSDVVTALSQQNAQVSPGRVGDEPARPGQRVTYQLTVQGQLSSVEEFRNITLKARKDGSRVRLSDVARVEHGLQSYAFSIRENGKPATAAAIQLSPGANAVSTAEGVRARLNELSSVLPEGMAFSVPFDTAPFVKLSIEKVIHTFIEAMGLVFLVMLLFLQNLRYTFIPAIVAPVALLGTFTIMLLGGFSINVLTMFGMVLAIGIIVDDAIVVVENVERLMADKGMSPKEATREAMREITPAIIGITLVLTAVFIPMGFASGSVGVIYRQFALSMAVSILFSAFLALTLTPALCASLLKPVTTHGNDKKGFAGWFNRRFKGLTHRYQSGLRFTLKRSGRVMILYALLCGIVFIAYRALPSSFLPDEDQGYFMTVFQLPSDATQERTRKVVDHLESVVAQRPGIEGNISVFGYGFSGSGPNTALAFTTLKDWDQRKGATAAGEAMFVQEAMNTQPDATVMSLMPPAIADMGTSSGFTLYLEDRGGRGYTALMQAATKLTELAAGSAIVSGVYTDGLPEGVSADLKVDREKAQAMGISFDEINQTLSAATGSNYVNDYTDNGRVQQVIVQADAPYRMQLQDLLKLYVRNSNEEMVPLSTFITARWTQSPQQLNRYQGYPAIKITGSTSPGYSSGAAMTEMERLAATLPKGFMAEWSGASLQEKSSAAQMPMLMTLSVLVVFMVLAALYESWSIPLSVMLVVPLGVAGALAAVYIAGMPNDVFFKVGMITLIGLSTKNAILIVEFARQLHAQGATVFEATVEAAHLRLRPIIMTSLAFTLGVVPLMLATGASESTQHAIGTGVFGGMISGTLLAIFFVPVFFVGISSVVAKLSSSIGRKKQ, encoded by the coding sequence ATGCCGCAGTTTTTTATTAATCGCCCCATCTTTGCCTGGGTTGTTGCGCTGTTTATCGTCCTGGCGGGACTGATTGCAATTCCGCAGCTGCCCGTCGCGCAGTATCCGTCGGTCGCACCACCCAGCGTCAGCGTCAGCGTTTCTTATCCGGGTGCCACGCCTGAGACGATGAATGAGTCGGTCATTTCATTGCTGGAGCGAGAGATTTCGGGCGTGGACAACATGCTCTATTTCGAGTCAACCAGCGATACCTCGGGCACGGCGAGCATTACCATCACCTTTCGTCCAGGAACCGATATCAAACTGGCGCAGGTCGATGTGCAAAATAAGCTCAAGGTCGTAGAGCCACGTTTGCCACAGACGGTCAGGCAAAACGGACTGGATGTGGAGGCAGCGAACTCGGGGTTTCTGATGATTGTTGGCCTCCGCTCGCCCTCGGGCGCGTACAGCGACCAGGATCTGAGCGACTATTTTGCCCGTAACGTTTCTGAGGAGCTTCGGCGTGTGCAGGGCGTGGGGAAAGTGCAGCTGTTTGGTGCTGAGAAAGCGATGCGGGTGTGGTTAGATCCCAACAAGCTGTTCACCTATAACCTCTCGGTTAGCGACGTCGTTACCGCGCTAAGCCAACAGAATGCCCAGGTTTCGCCGGGCCGCGTTGGTGATGAACCTGCACGTCCGGGTCAGAGGGTCACCTATCAGCTAACCGTCCAGGGGCAGCTTTCTTCGGTAGAAGAGTTTCGCAACATTACGCTTAAAGCGCGGAAAGATGGATCCCGCGTGCGGCTAAGCGACGTGGCTCGTGTTGAGCACGGGCTGCAATCTTATGCATTTTCCATCCGCGAAAACGGCAAGCCTGCAACCGCCGCCGCTATTCAGCTTTCGCCGGGCGCCAACGCAGTGAGTACGGCAGAAGGCGTACGCGCGCGGCTGAATGAGCTCTCTTCAGTACTGCCTGAAGGCATGGCGTTTTCTGTGCCTTTTGATACCGCGCCGTTTGTGAAACTGTCGATTGAAAAGGTTATTCATACCTTTATTGAAGCGATGGGGCTGGTGTTCCTGGTGATGCTGCTGTTTTTACAAAATCTGCGCTACACCTTTATCCCAGCCATTGTGGCCCCTGTGGCGCTGCTGGGTACCTTCACCATTATGCTGCTTGGTGGCTTTTCCATTAACGTGCTGACCATGTTCGGCATGGTACTGGCGATTGGGATCATTGTTGACGATGCCATTGTGGTAGTGGAAAACGTCGAGCGTTTAATGGCGGATAAAGGGATGTCGCCAAAAGAGGCAACGCGTGAAGCGATGCGCGAAATCACGCCTGCCATTATTGGCATCACGCTGGTGTTAACGGCGGTCTTTATCCCGATGGGCTTTGCCAGCGGATCGGTCGGGGTAATTTACCGGCAGTTTGCGCTGTCCATGGCGGTCTCGATCCTCTTTTCAGCCTTCCTGGCCCTGACGCTGACCCCGGCTTTATGTGCTTCTTTACTGAAGCCCGTCACTACGCACGGGAACGATAAAAAGGGCTTTGCAGGCTGGTTTAACCGACGTTTTAAGGGGCTGACGCATCGCTATCAGTCAGGATTGCGCTTCACCCTGAAACGCAGCGGAAGGGTGATGATCCTTTATGCCTTGCTGTGCGGCATCGTTTTTATCGCTTACCGTGCGTTGCCGTCTTCATTTTTGCCTGATGAAGATCAGGGCTATTTTATGACGGTTTTCCAGCTGCCGTCGGATGCCACTCAGGAGCGAACCCGCAAGGTGGTTGATCATCTGGAATCTGTTGTTGCCCAACGGCCGGGTATCGAAGGCAATATCTCCGTGTTTGGATATGGCTTTTCCGGCTCCGGCCCGAATACGGCTCTGGCCTTTACCACGCTGAAGGACTGGGACCAGCGCAAAGGCGCGACGGCCGCAGGCGAGGCGATGTTTGTTCAGGAAGCGATGAATACGCAGCCCGACGCGACGGTGATGAGCCTGATGCCGCCCGCAATCGCCGATATGGGTACCTCATCAGGCTTTACGCTCTATCTCGAAGATCGGGGCGGCAGAGGCTATACGGCGTTAATGCAGGCGGCGACAAAGCTGACCGAGCTGGCCGCTGGCAGCGCGATTGTGAGTGGCGTTTACACTGACGGATTGCCGGAAGGCGTTAGCGCGGATTTGAAAGTCGACCGGGAGAAAGCGCAGGCGATGGGGATCTCTTTTGATGAGATTAACCAAACCTTGTCGGCGGCTACCGGCTCTAACTACGTCAATGATTACACCGATAATGGCCGCGTGCAGCAGGTGATTGTGCAGGCTGACGCGCCGTACCGGATGCAGCTCCAGGATTTGCTCAAGCTTTATGTACGCAACAGTAACGAAGAGATGGTGCCGCTCTCGACCTTTATCACTGCCCGCTGGACGCAGTCACCGCAGCAGCTCAACCGTTATCAGGGCTATCCGGCGATAAAAATTACCGGCAGTACCTCGCCAGGCTATTCAAGCGGTGCGGCAATGACGGAGATGGAGCGTCTGGCCGCAACCTTGCCCAAAGGCTTTATGGCAGAATGGAGCGGCGCCTCGCTACAGGAAAAAAGCTCTGCGGCGCAAATGCCCATGCTGATGACTTTGTCGGTGCTGGTGGTGTTTATGGTGCTGGCCGCGCTGTATGAAAGCTGGTCAATACCGCTTTCGGTGATGCTGGTGGTGCCGCTTGGCGTGGCGGGCGCGCTGGCGGCGGTTTATATAGCAGGTATGCCAAACGATGTATTTTTTAAAGTGGGCATGATCACGCTTATAGGCCTCTCAACCAAAAATGCCATTCTTATCGTTGAGTTTGCGCGGCAGCTGCATGCTCAGGGAGCGACGGTCTTTGAGGCTACCGTTGAGGCGGCACATCTGCGCCTGCGCCCGATTATTATGACCTCGCTGGCCTTTACGCTGGGCGTTGTGCCGCTGATGCTGGCAACGGGTGCCAGCGAGAGTACTCAGCACGCCATTGGCACCGGCGTATTTGGCGGTATGATCAGCGGCACGCTGCTGGCGATTTTCTTTGTGCCGGTTTTCTTTGTCGGTATCTCATCGGTGGTTGCAAAATTGTCCTCATCGATTGGCAGGAAAAAACAGTAA
- a CDS encoding LacI family DNA-binding transcriptional regulator, with translation MTQQQAKRHKSTASDVAAKAGVSKWTVSRAFTPGASISDKARESVLAAAKALDYRPNLLARSLSQKRTHIIGVVIDELKNPHSMQLLDEVTRQLQARGYMALMLNITGDNYPSVMSLADQLQVDGILFLGTALTPELIAIAEEMHNVPLVQVGRNSKESIDAVNIDGYQAGRIIARLLLEQGHQRFGYLSGPGADDGHLLRKEGFCAELTAMGYTLERELTAAHYQRQLGYEAMQRYLLEVSAADRIEALFCENDILALGAMAAIRDIAPRTQLAVVGFDDIDEAAAPGWQLTTFSQRVDRLMQEAIARLIDGGSTEDNAWQQGELRIRRSHLKP, from the coding sequence ATGACTCAACAGCAAGCAAAGCGACACAAATCCACCGCCAGCGACGTGGCGGCAAAAGCGGGCGTCTCCAAATGGACGGTTTCCCGTGCCTTTACGCCGGGCGCATCCATTTCAGACAAAGCGCGTGAGAGCGTGCTCGCGGCGGCGAAAGCGCTGGATTATCGCCCTAACCTGCTGGCACGAAGCCTGTCGCAGAAACGCACCCACATTATCGGCGTGGTGATCGATGAACTAAAAAATCCGCATTCAATGCAGCTGCTGGATGAAGTCACGCGACAGCTTCAGGCGCGTGGCTATATGGCGTTAATGCTGAACATTACCGGTGACAATTACCCTTCGGTAATGTCGCTGGCGGACCAGCTTCAGGTCGACGGCATCTTATTTCTCGGCACGGCGCTGACGCCGGAGCTGATTGCCATCGCAGAAGAGATGCATAACGTTCCGCTGGTGCAGGTCGGCCGCAACAGCAAAGAGAGCATTGATGCGGTCAATATTGATGGCTATCAGGCAGGACGCATCATAGCGCGACTGCTGCTTGAACAGGGCCACCAGCGCTTTGGTTATCTGTCCGGGCCTGGTGCTGATGACGGGCATCTGCTGCGTAAGGAAGGTTTTTGCGCCGAACTGACAGCGATGGGCTATACGCTGGAACGGGAACTGACTGCGGCACATTACCAGCGTCAGCTCGGCTACGAGGCAATGCAGCGCTATTTGCTTGAGGTCTCAGCGGCCGACCGTATTGAAGCGCTGTTTTGCGAAAACGACATTCTTGCACTGGGTGCGATGGCGGCCATACGCGACATTGCGCCCAGGACACAGCTCGCGGTCGTGGGGTTTGATGACATTGATGAGGCTGCCGCGCCGGGCTGGCAGCTGACCACCTTCAGCCAGCGGGTTGATCGGCTGATGCAGGAAGCGATCGCGCGTCTTATCGATGGGGGAAGTACGGAAGATAACGCGTGGCAACAGGGTGAATTGCGTATCCGTCGCTCTCACCTGAAGCCGTAA
- a CDS encoding MFS transporter, whose amino-acid sequence MQPASVNPATLRSRIGAIFRVTSGNFLEQFDFFFFGFYATYIAHTFFPASSEFASLMMTFAVFGAGFLMRPLGAVVLGAYIDKVGRRKGLIVTLSIMATGTFLIVLIPSYNAIGLWAPFFVLLGRLLQGFSAGAELGGVSVYLAEIATPGHKGFYTSWQSGSQQVAIMVAAAMGFALNALLDDAAIREWGWRIPFLFGCLIVPFIFFLRRKLEETDAFNSRRSHPEISDVFRTLVKNWKIVVAGMLMVAMTTTAFYLITVYAPTFGKKVLLLSASDSLLVTLLVAVSNFIWLPIGGAISDRFGRKPVLITMALIAIATSYPALKFLAADPSFYSMLGVLLWLSFIYGLYNGAMIPALTEIMPAAVRVAGFSLAYSLATAVFGGFTPAMSTVLIEVTGDKAAPGLWMSFAAVCALLATLFLYKQESQLHHSVKKNFG is encoded by the coding sequence ATGCAACCTGCCTCTGTAAATCCGGCTACCTTACGCTCGCGCATCGGTGCTATTTTCCGCGTGACGTCAGGAAACTTTCTTGAACAGTTTGATTTTTTCTTTTTTGGCTTTTACGCCACCTATATCGCCCATACTTTTTTTCCTGCCAGCAGCGAGTTTGCCTCACTGATGATGACGTTTGCCGTTTTCGGTGCCGGTTTTTTAATGAGACCTCTGGGCGCCGTAGTATTGGGCGCCTATATCGATAAAGTCGGCAGAAGAAAGGGATTAATCGTTACCTTGTCGATCATGGCGACGGGGACTTTTTTAATTGTGTTAATTCCCTCCTATAACGCCATTGGTTTGTGGGCGCCTTTTTTTGTGCTGCTGGGCCGTTTATTACAGGGCTTTTCGGCTGGGGCGGAGCTGGGCGGCGTGTCGGTCTATTTAGCCGAAATCGCAACCCCCGGTCATAAAGGCTTTTATACCAGCTGGCAGTCCGGCAGCCAGCAGGTGGCAATTATGGTCGCCGCCGCGATGGGCTTCGCGCTTAATGCATTACTCGATGACGCCGCTATACGTGAATGGGGCTGGCGCATTCCTTTTCTTTTTGGCTGCCTAATCGTTCCCTTCATCTTCTTCCTGCGTCGTAAATTAGAAGAGACGGACGCGTTCAATTCCCGCCGTAGCCATCCTGAAATTTCTGACGTATTCCGCACCCTGGTCAAAAACTGGAAAATTGTTGTTGCGGGCATGCTGATGGTTGCCATGACGACAACCGCTTTTTACCTGATTACCGTCTACGCGCCAACCTTTGGAAAAAAAGTGCTGCTGTTAAGCGCTTCAGACAGTTTGCTTGTGACGCTACTTGTTGCAGTCTCCAATTTTATCTGGCTACCCATCGGCGGCGCTATTTCAGATCGATTTGGCCGCAAACCCGTATTAATTACGATGGCGCTTATTGCAATTGCAACTTCTTATCCGGCATTAAAATTCCTTGCTGCCGACCCGAGCTTTTATTCCATGCTGGGCGTGCTGCTGTGGTTATCCTTTATTTACGGATTGTACAACGGTGCAATGATCCCGGCGCTAACTGAAATTATGCCAGCCGCAGTTAGAGTGGCGGGTTTTTCTCTTGCTTACAGTCTGGCAACTGCCGTATTTGGCGGTTTTACTCCCGCCATGTCGACCGTGCTGATTGAGGTCACGGGTGATAAAGCAGCGCCGGGACTCTGGATGAGCTTCGCCGCCGTTTGCGCCCTGCTCGCAACGTTATTCCTCTATAAGCAGGAATCTCAGCTGCATCATTCCGTTAAAAAGAACTTCGGATAA
- a CDS encoding thioesterase II family protein: MRLICFPYAGGSTAVFRGLAQLLPDIEVHTPELPGRGSRMNEAAHASMEALAEQMMTELAPHFERPFALFGHSMGAALAFEIVGRLPLSARANLRHLFVSACPAPGYPSRRYKQLQGLNDADFVEELRRLGGTPSEVLDNAELMELLLPMLRADFTAVENHQARSGTLLDASVTALVGDRDDKVSAEAAAGWRNTTRGSFESHILPGDHFFLRPQFLTIADIINLRMAA, encoded by the coding sequence ATGCGTCTGATTTGTTTCCCTTATGCCGGAGGCAGTACAGCTGTTTTCCGTGGGCTGGCCCAGTTACTGCCGGATATTGAGGTCCATACGCCTGAACTACCGGGGCGCGGTTCGCGAATGAACGAGGCGGCGCATGCGTCAATGGAAGCGCTTGCGGAACAGATGATGACAGAACTCGCTCCCCATTTTGAACGCCCGTTTGCCTTATTTGGCCACAGCATGGGCGCGGCGCTTGCCTTTGAAATTGTTGGCAGACTACCGTTGTCCGCTCGCGCCAACCTGCGCCATCTGTTCGTTAGCGCCTGTCCCGCACCCGGCTATCCCTCTCGCCGGTATAAACAGTTGCAAGGCCTTAATGATGCTGACTTTGTTGAAGAGTTACGTCGCCTTGGCGGGACACCTTCGGAGGTACTGGACAATGCCGAACTGATGGAGCTGCTGCTGCCGATGCTCAGGGCCGACTTCACCGCCGTTGAAAATCATCAGGCAAGATCCGGCACCCTTCTTGACGCCAGCGTAACGGCTTTAGTGGGCGATCGGGATGACAAAGTCAGTGCTGAAGCGGCGGCAGGCTGGCGGAACACAACGCGTGGCAGCTTTGAGTCACACATATTGCCGGGCGATCATTTTTTCCTCAGGCCGCAGTTTCTGACTATCGCTGATATTATCAATCTGCGAATGGCCGCGTAG
- a CDS encoding Gfo/Idh/MocA family protein has translation MLNGEKQISRPLRWAMIGGGRLSQVGYKHRSGALRDNTAYQMVASAFDIDAARGREFGINLGIAGERCYDSYQQLLAEEAKRDDGIEVVTIATPNGTHYEITKAALEAGIHVICEKPLFFTRAEAQEIKALAEARRLIVGVTYGFSGHPLLMQMRAMIAKGEIGEVRMVEMQYTHGFNASDSADKFSDAQKWRVDPKIAGPSFVLGDISTHTFYISQLVLPELKIKSLLCDRQSFIPSRAPLEDNAMVLMHYETGAVGRMWASAINAGSMDSQRIRVIGSRASLEWSDANPGELKYEVQGQPNQTLHHGMPYLDESALADERLGALHTEGLAESWANIYLKFAIAISATQRGDTQTLETLIYPDINAGLEGVRWIENCVRSADRGSLWVNYQ, from the coding sequence ATGTTAAACGGTGAAAAACAGATTTCACGCCCGTTGCGCTGGGCGATGATTGGCGGTGGGCGGCTGAGTCAGGTTGGCTATAAACATCGCAGTGGAGCATTACGCGACAATACCGCTTACCAGATGGTCGCCAGCGCCTTTGATATTGATGCGGCGCGCGGACGGGAGTTTGGCATAAACCTCGGTATTGCTGGCGAACGCTGTTATGACAGTTACCAGCAGCTGCTGGCGGAAGAAGCCAAACGTGATGACGGTATTGAAGTAGTGACCATCGCCACGCCAAACGGCACCCATTATGAAATTACCAAAGCGGCGCTGGAGGCGGGCATTCACGTGATTTGTGAAAAGCCGCTGTTTTTCACCCGTGCCGAAGCGCAGGAGATCAAAGCGCTGGCCGAAGCCAGAAGGCTGATTGTTGGCGTGACCTACGGCTTTTCGGGGCATCCGCTGCTGATGCAGATGCGGGCAATGATCGCCAAAGGTGAAATTGGCGAAGTGCGAATGGTGGAAATGCAATATACCCACGGCTTCAACGCCAGCGACAGCGCCGATAAATTCAGCGACGCGCAGAAATGGCGTGTCGATCCGAAAATCGCCGGGCCCTCTTTTGTACTGGGCGACATCTCTACCCATACCTTCTATATCTCGCAGCTGGTGCTGCCCGAACTGAAAATCAAAAGTCTGTTATGCGACCGGCAGAGCTTTATTCCGTCCCGCGCCCCGCTGGAAGATAACGCGATGGTGCTGATGCACTACGAAACCGGCGCGGTGGGGCGCATGTGGGCCTCGGCAATTAATGCCGGATCGATGGACAGCCAGCGTATTCGCGTTATCGGTTCCCGCGCCAGCCTGGAGTGGAGCGACGCCAACCCGGGCGAACTCAAATATGAGGTGCAGGGCCAGCCCAATCAGACGCTGCATCACGGTATGCCTTACCTCGACGAAAGCGCGTTGGCGGATGAACGGCTGGGCGCGCTGCATACCGAAGGGCTGGCCGAATCCTGGGCCAATATCTACCTGAAATTTGCTATTGCCATCAGCGCCACCCAGCGCGGCGACACCCAGACGCTTGAAACGCTGATTTATCCCGATATCAACGCCGGCCTTGAGGGCGTGCGCTGGATTGAAAACTGTGTCCGTTCAGCCGATCGCGGCTCCCTGTGGGTCAACTACCAATAA
- a CDS encoding LysR family transcriptional regulator has product MAVNFDLNDLYAFRALTEYGSFKATAEAICISQPALSRRIDKLETSLGVQLFERTTRRVNLTLAGRTFAPRAQQILADLEEAVLEVSDTRQSRSGLVTVACVPSAAYYFMPKVIARFQSRYPRVRIKLIDSSAGNVYDAVMKGQADFGLSFTGSPQPDVLFRTLVDETYVAACRHDHPLAARESLTWREFYTHPYVRLDKTSGNRNVLDQALTGITPDCQSVCETRHVTTLLGMVEAGLGIAAVPAMAMPRAGHPVLTSLALTDPTVKRNVGLLKRHGRELSSLASELEKLIFEMNALDG; this is encoded by the coding sequence ATGGCAGTGAATTTTGATTTAAACGATCTTTATGCTTTTCGTGCATTGACCGAGTACGGCAGTTTTAAAGCGACGGCAGAGGCGATCTGTATTTCACAGCCTGCTCTTAGCCGACGAATTGATAAACTGGAGACGTCGCTTGGCGTTCAGCTTTTTGAAAGGACAACGCGTCGCGTGAACCTGACCTTAGCAGGCAGGACGTTTGCACCCCGCGCGCAGCAGATTCTGGCGGATCTGGAAGAGGCAGTGCTGGAGGTGAGTGATACACGTCAAAGCCGGAGTGGTTTAGTGACCGTGGCCTGCGTGCCTTCTGCCGCCTACTATTTTATGCCAAAAGTTATTGCCCGTTTTCAGTCACGCTATCCCCGTGTGCGGATAAAACTGATCGACTCCAGCGCCGGCAATGTTTATGACGCGGTGATGAAAGGGCAGGCTGATTTCGGGCTGAGTTTTACCGGATCTCCCCAGCCCGATGTTCTATTCAGAACGCTGGTCGATGAAACCTATGTCGCAGCATGCCGTCACGATCATCCCCTCGCAGCAAGAGAAAGCCTGACGTGGCGGGAATTTTATACCCATCCTTACGTCAGGCTTGATAAGACGTCTGGCAACCGTAACGTGCTGGATCAGGCATTAACAGGCATCACGCCGGACTGTCAGAGCGTATGCGAAACCCGTCACGTCACGACGCTGCTCGGTATGGTCGAAGCGGGGCTTGGCATTGCTGCCGTTCCGGCCATGGCAATGCCCAGGGCCGGGCATCCGGTGCTAACCAGCCTGGCGTTAACAGACCCCACGGTAAAACGTAACGTGGGGCTGCTTAAACGTCACGGACGAGAACTTTCCTCTCTGGCCAGCGAGCTGGAAAAGCTTATTTTTGAGATGAACGCGCTGGATGGTTAG
- a CDS encoding substrate-binding domain-containing protein: MKKQLKQTLLVLMLCVVSNHSLAKELTVMISGGFKAAWEKLEPQYAAQNGNTLKIKTVPGPSMGQSAEAIPNRLAAGEKADVVIMVGYALDNLAKEGKILPGTRTELADSKIGAVVKAGNSKPDISSNERLSKVLLSAKSIAYSDSASGRYVQEQLFKTLGIEQQVAAKAHKVEKTPVGETVARGQYEIGFQQVSELLPVSGVAFIGKIPDDVQYATRFAGAVAASSASPAEAKALLNYLSSKQVQPIVQSTGLDTVAQQKTNHPARSSQK; this comes from the coding sequence ATGAAGAAACAGTTAAAACAAACTTTACTGGTTTTGATGCTGTGCGTGGTCAGCAACCATTCACTGGCCAAAGAGCTTACCGTGATGATTTCAGGCGGGTTTAAAGCAGCCTGGGAGAAGCTGGAGCCGCAGTACGCTGCACAGAACGGCAACACGCTGAAGATAAAAACGGTGCCGGGGCCGTCAATGGGTCAATCGGCAGAGGCCATTCCGAACCGGCTGGCCGCCGGTGAAAAAGCAGATGTCGTTATTATGGTAGGTTACGCGCTGGATAACCTTGCCAAAGAGGGTAAAATCCTGCCCGGCACACGCACCGAACTGGCCGACTCAAAAATTGGTGCCGTGGTTAAAGCGGGTAACAGCAAGCCGGATATCAGCAGCAATGAGCGGCTCAGTAAAGTCCTGCTTAGTGCTAAATCAATCGCCTATTCAGACAGCGCCAGCGGGCGTTATGTTCAGGAGCAGCTGTTTAAGACCTTGGGCATTGAACAACAGGTGGCGGCCAAAGCACACAAGGTGGAAAAAACGCCGGTGGGAGAAACGGTCGCCAGGGGCCAGTATGAGATAGGCTTTCAACAAGTGAGCGAGCTTCTGCCCGTTTCCGGCGTCGCCTTTATTGGTAAAATTCCTGATGACGTGCAGTACGCCACGCGGTTTGCAGGTGCCGTAGCGGCAAGCTCCGCCAGTCCTGCGGAGGCGAAAGCCCTGCTGAACTATCTTTCTTCAAAACAGGTACAACCGATCGTGCAGTCAACGGGATTGGATACGGTTGCGCAACAGAAGACTAACCATCCAGCGCGTTCATCTCAAAAATAA
- a CDS encoding substrate-binding domain-containing protein, which yields MKKTLCFILLLVLSSSAQAKTWQVGVALANFDLNFVSILRTQMIEELKAQGIKSQFSDAKGDVALQVQQVEDFINQGVDAIILNPVDTQGVTPMINAAKQANIPLIFVNRKPEVPLSGAMAYVGSDSALSGKMQIEALAKQMNYRGNIAILMGALSNEEARERTRAVEAFVAQHKEMKVVEKQSAKWQRNEAVDVVSGWLLNGTPVNAIVANNDEMAIGAIMALNQAKRKDVLVAGIDGTPDGLQFIKNGEMVVTIFQDAKGQASGAVKVAHTLLEKQKAANYNWIPYQTVTKANYQQFADMNPQ from the coding sequence ATGAAAAAGACGCTCTGTTTTATCTTATTACTGGTGCTCTCATCCAGCGCCCAGGCAAAAACCTGGCAGGTTGGCGTTGCACTGGCCAACTTTGACCTGAATTTCGTTTCCATTTTACGTACGCAAATGATTGAAGAACTTAAGGCGCAGGGAATAAAAAGCCAGTTCTCAGACGCCAAAGGTGACGTCGCATTACAGGTACAGCAGGTCGAAGATTTTATTAATCAGGGCGTCGACGCCATCATTCTTAACCCGGTTGATACTCAAGGGGTTACGCCGATGATCAATGCTGCGAAGCAGGCCAATATTCCGCTGATTTTTGTTAACCGCAAACCGGAAGTGCCGTTGAGTGGTGCCATGGCCTATGTGGGTTCCGACTCCGCGCTGAGCGGCAAAATGCAGATAGAAGCGCTGGCGAAACAGATGAACTACCGGGGCAATATCGCCATTCTGATGGGTGCTTTATCGAACGAAGAAGCGCGCGAACGCACCCGGGCCGTTGAAGCGTTTGTCGCACAGCATAAGGAGATGAAAGTGGTGGAGAAGCAGAGCGCCAAATGGCAGCGTAACGAGGCGGTAGACGTGGTCTCCGGCTGGTTACTCAACGGCACGCCAGTAAACGCCATTGTGGCAAACAACGATGAAATGGCGATTGGCGCGATCATGGCGCTGAACCAGGCGAAGCGCAAAGATGTGCTGGTGGCCGGTATTGACGGCACGCCCGACGGCCTGCAATTCATTAAAAATGGCGAAATGGTGGTGACGATTTTTCAGGATGCGAAAGGCCAGGCCAGCGGCGCAGTAAAGGTGGCTCACACTCTGCTGGAGAAGCAAAAAGCAGCCAACTATAACTGGATCCCTTACCAGACCGTCACCAAAGCAAATTATCAGCAGTTTGCCGATATGAACCCTCAGTAG